In Synergistaceae bacterium, the DNA window GCAGCATTTGCTGACAGCGAGCATAATGTCCGGGCAGAAGCACTTGGCAGGAAAATTAATTTAATCACCGTTGAGCAAGCTAAAACAATCGCCGCAGAAAAATTGAACGCAAAAGATGTTACATTTAAGTTTGTTGACCTCGACAATGAAATCAAAGACTACCCGAACGGCTCAGATTTTAGACCCGTCTATGAAATGGAGTGCTTTGTTAATGGTCAAGAATATGATGTTGACGTTGACGCTGTAACAGGTGAAGTGCTTAAATGCAAGCTCGATGATTAAGCAGTAAGATTTATAAAAAGTTTGCCCCTTTCTGATTTACTCGGTGAGGGGCTTATTTATTAAGAAGGTGAGATATAATCATGTGCAAGAAATTTTTATTTGCGTTATTCTTGATATTAATAAATTTTCCTGCGAGAATGGCCGAGTGCGATGTTAATATTGCTGCGACATTCCCCGATTCTGTATTTCGCA includes these proteins:
- a CDS encoding PepSY domain-containing protein gives rise to the protein MSKKFFAVILFVLVLGIFAGAAFADSEHNVRAEALGRKINLITVEQAKTIAAEKLNAKDVTFKFVDLDNEIKDYPNGSDFRPVYEMECFVNGQEYDVDVDAVTGEVLKCKLDD